One window of Sinorhizobium fredii NGR234 genomic DNA carries:
- the ccmD gene encoding heme exporter protein CcmD has translation MMSHAAYVIASYAVAFAVAAGLVIWVVGDGRARQRELKTLEAAGIRRRSAEAPGGEAL, from the coding sequence ATGATGAGCCATGCAGCCTATGTGATTGCCAGCTATGCGGTCGCCTTCGCGGTCGCTGCGGGGCTCGTCATCTGGGTCGTCGGCGATGGTCGCGCCCGGCAGCGTGAATTGAAAACGCTCGAAGCCGCCGGCATTCGCCGCCGTTCGGCGGAAGCGCCGGGCGGAGAAGCCCTATGA
- the ffh gene encoding signal recognition particle protein, producing the protein MFESLQDRLGSILNGLTGRGALSEADVSAALREVRRALLEADVALDVVRSFTEKVREKAVGAEILKSIKPGQMVVKIVHDELIAMLGSEGVTIDLNAPAPVVVMMVGLQGSGKTTTTGKIAKRLTTRDKKKVLMASLDTRRPAAQEQLRQLGVQTGVDTLPVIAGQSPTDIAARAVQAAKLGGHDIVILDTAGRTHIDEPLMIEMAEIKRKSNPHEILLVADALTGQDAVNLARNFDDRVGITGLVLTRMDGDGRGGAALSMRAVTGKPIKLIGVGEKMDELEEFHPRRVADRILGMGDIISLVEKAAENIDAEKAAAMAAKMAKGKFDLNDLADQLRQMQKMGGMGGIMGLMPGMAGMKDKMAAAGLDDRLFKRQLAIISSMTKAERANPDLLKHSRKKRIASGSGTDAADINKLLKMHRQMADMMKMMGGKGKGGMMKQMMGGLANKMGLGGMGGGMPDLSKLDPKQLEALQKQAEAAGLGKPGSLPGLGGGGLPGGGLPGLGGGFPGLPGLPKKK; encoded by the coding sequence ATGTTCGAGAGCCTCCAGGACCGTCTTGGTTCCATATTGAATGGACTGACCGGCCGCGGCGCCCTGTCGGAAGCTGATGTTTCCGCGGCGCTCCGGGAGGTTCGCCGTGCGCTGCTCGAAGCCGACGTCGCGCTCGACGTCGTGCGCTCCTTCACCGAAAAGGTCCGCGAGAAGGCGGTCGGCGCCGAAATCCTGAAGTCGATCAAGCCCGGCCAGATGGTCGTCAAGATCGTCCACGACGAACTCATCGCCATGCTCGGCTCCGAGGGCGTGACGATCGACCTCAATGCGCCGGCCCCCGTCGTCGTCATGATGGTCGGCCTGCAGGGCTCGGGCAAGACGACGACGACCGGCAAGATCGCCAAGCGGCTGACGACCAGGGACAAGAAGAAGGTCCTGATGGCCTCGCTCGACACGCGCCGCCCGGCCGCCCAGGAGCAGTTGCGCCAGCTCGGCGTCCAGACCGGCGTCGACACGCTGCCTGTTATCGCCGGCCAGTCGCCGACCGATATCGCCGCGCGCGCCGTGCAGGCGGCCAAGCTCGGCGGCCATGACATCGTCATCCTCGATACCGCCGGCCGCACCCATATCGACGAGCCGCTGATGATCGAGATGGCGGAGATCAAGCGGAAGTCCAATCCGCACGAGATCCTGCTCGTCGCCGATGCGCTGACCGGCCAGGACGCCGTCAATCTCGCCCGCAACTTCGACGACCGCGTCGGCATCACCGGCCTGGTGCTGACCCGCATGGACGGCGACGGCCGCGGCGGTGCGGCGCTGTCGATGCGCGCCGTGACCGGCAAGCCGATCAAGCTGATCGGCGTCGGCGAAAAGATGGACGAGCTCGAGGAGTTCCATCCGCGCCGCGTTGCCGACCGCATCCTCGGCATGGGCGACATCATCTCGCTGGTCGAGAAGGCGGCGGAAAACATCGACGCCGAGAAGGCGGCTGCCATGGCCGCCAAGATGGCGAAGGGCAAGTTCGACCTCAACGACCTCGCCGACCAGTTGCGCCAGATGCAGAAGATGGGCGGCATGGGCGGCATCATGGGGCTGATGCCCGGCATGGCCGGCATGAAGGACAAGATGGCCGCCGCCGGCCTCGACGACAGGCTGTTCAAACGGCAGCTCGCCATCATCTCCTCGATGACCAAGGCGGAGCGCGCCAATCCGGACCTGCTCAAGCATTCGCGCAAGAAGCGCATCGCCAGCGGCTCCGGGACCGACGCCGCCGACATCAACAAGCTTCTGAAGATGCACCGCCAGATGGCCGACATGATGAAGATGATGGGCGGCAAGGGCAAAGGCGGCATGATGAAGCAGATGATGGGCGGCCTTGCCAACAAGATGGGCCTCGGGGGAATGGGCGGCGGTATGCCTGATCTCTCGAAGCTCGACCCGAAACAGCTCGAAGCGCTGCAGAAGCAGGCGGAAGCCGCCGGTCTCGGCAAGCCCGGCAGCCTTCCGGGCCTCGGCGGCGGCGGTTTGCCCGGAGGCGGTCTGCCCGGCCTCGGTGGCGGTTTCCCGGGTCTTCCCGGTTTACCCAAGAAGAAGTGA
- a CDS encoding DUF2585 domain-containing protein, with translation MTIAAGTDDNRQRSTWIWLIACLGVVAIQILTQHLMGRLWICECGYVKLWEGVVNSSGNSQHISDWYTPSHIIHGFLFYGLGYLLLRGKPLSVRLLLATLIESAWEIAENTPMVINRYRSATISLDYFGDSILNSTMDTLAMAAGFLLASRLPVAVTVTIAIVLELFTGWIIRDNLTLNVLMLVWPLDAVKAWQAGL, from the coding sequence GTGACGATCGCCGCCGGGACGGACGACAACAGGCAACGCAGCACCTGGATCTGGCTGATCGCCTGCCTCGGCGTCGTCGCCATCCAGATCCTCACGCAACACCTGATGGGGCGGCTGTGGATCTGCGAATGCGGCTACGTGAAGCTCTGGGAGGGTGTCGTCAATTCCAGCGGCAACTCGCAGCATATCTCCGACTGGTATACGCCGTCGCACATCATCCACGGCTTCCTCTTTTACGGCCTCGGCTATCTCCTCTTGCGCGGCAAGCCGCTCAGCGTCCGCCTGCTGCTGGCGACGCTGATCGAATCCGCCTGGGAGATCGCCGAGAACACGCCGATGGTGATCAACCGCTATCGCTCGGCGACGATCTCGCTCGACTATTTCGGCGACAGCATCCTGAATTCCACCATGGATACGCTCGCCATGGCGGCCGGATTCCTGCTCGCCTCGCGGCTGCCGGTAGCGGTGACGGTGACGATTGCCATCGTCCTAGAGCTCTTCACCGGCTGGATCATCCGCGACAACCTGACCCTCAACGTGCTGATGCTCGTCTGGCCGCTCGATGCGGTGAAGGCGTGGCAGGCGGGCCTTTAG
- a CDS encoding MarR family winged helix-turn-helix transcriptional regulator, with the protein MLVRFDKQERLYKAVKLVRPVHLNVSRTVEKMLEGAGITVAERAVLELICEAPSTVPEAARRLSMKRQFVQRIAAGLISKGLLERKPNPEHRRAYFCAPSPAGRDLFTVIHQRELEMLHAVLGDINQTEVVVALRVMTRIDQAFEALARQAGEAAPPPA; encoded by the coding sequence ATGCTGGTCCGATTCGACAAACAGGAACGCCTCTACAAGGCGGTCAAGCTCGTCCGCCCGGTGCATCTCAACGTCAGCAGGACGGTGGAGAAGATGCTCGAGGGCGCCGGGATCACCGTTGCCGAGCGCGCCGTGCTGGAACTCATCTGCGAGGCGCCGTCGACGGTGCCGGAGGCCGCCAGGCGGCTGTCGATGAAGCGCCAGTTCGTGCAGCGCATCGCCGCCGGCCTCATCAGCAAAGGATTGCTCGAGAGGAAGCCCAATCCGGAACACCGGCGGGCTTATTTCTGCGCACCGAGCCCAGCCGGCCGGGATCTCTTCACTGTCATCCATCAGCGAGAACTCGAAATGCTGCATGCGGTGCTCGGCGATATCAACCAGACCGAGGTGGTCGTCGCCTTGCGGGTCATGACGCGAATCGATCAAGCCTTCGAGGCGCTTGCCCGGCAGGCGGGCGAGGCGGCTCCGCCTCCAGCTTGA
- a CDS encoding MBL fold metallo-hydrolase: MSKGGNRYYNGPVSDHFDGVRFFNPGGTPPRGLAHLLRWQFGGKRVRWPGRYDSPFLEVRPELSVDGDRLRVTMVGHATLLVQVAGLNILTDPVWSHRASPFAFAGPQRRNAPGIHMDDLPPIDVVLVTHNHYDHLDLETLGTLHAEHAPHVITPLGNDTIIRRAAPDAEISVVDWGDRIDTGDGIIIHAEPCHHWSARGTRDRRMALWAAFVIETPAGKIYHIGDTGFHGGINYRAARDKHGPFRLANLPFGCYEPRWFMESQHQNPEEAVMGMLACGAGHVAGHHWGTFRLTDEGIEEPLRALEAALDKAGIEPSRFRPLRPGEVFDVPAGAG; this comes from the coding sequence ATGAGCAAAGGCGGCAACCGCTATTACAACGGACCCGTTTCGGACCATTTCGACGGCGTCCGCTTCTTCAATCCCGGCGGGACGCCTCCGCGCGGTCTCGCGCACCTGCTGCGCTGGCAGTTCGGCGGCAAACGCGTGCGATGGCCCGGGCGCTACGACAGCCCCTTCCTCGAGGTACGGCCCGAACTCAGTGTCGACGGAGACCGCCTGCGGGTGACCATGGTCGGTCACGCAACGCTGCTGGTTCAGGTGGCCGGTCTCAACATCCTGACGGACCCGGTCTGGTCGCACCGGGCGAGTCCTTTCGCCTTCGCTGGACCGCAACGCCGCAACGCACCCGGCATCCACATGGACGACCTGCCGCCGATCGACGTCGTGCTCGTCACCCACAACCACTACGACCATCTCGACCTCGAAACGCTGGGCACGCTGCATGCCGAACATGCGCCGCATGTCATAACGCCGCTCGGCAACGACACGATCATCCGCCGCGCCGCACCGGACGCTGAGATTTCCGTGGTCGATTGGGGCGATCGGATCGACACGGGCGACGGCATCATCATCCATGCGGAGCCCTGCCACCATTGGTCGGCCCGGGGCACGCGCGACCGTCGCATGGCGCTTTGGGCCGCCTTCGTCATCGAGACGCCGGCCGGCAAGATCTATCATATCGGCGACACCGGCTTCCACGGCGGCATCAACTATCGCGCCGCCCGCGACAAGCACGGCCCCTTCCGCCTCGCCAACCTGCCCTTCGGCTGCTACGAGCCGCGCTGGTTCATGGAAAGCCAGCACCAGAACCCCGAAGAGGCAGTGATGGGCATGCTCGCCTGCGGCGCCGGTCATGTGGCGGGGCACCATTGGGGAACATTCCGCCTGACCGACGAGGGCATCGAGGAGCCGCTGAGAGCGCTGGAAGCCGCACTCGACAAGGCCGGTATCGAGCCGAGCCGGTTCCGGCCGCTGCGACCCGGTGAAGTCTTCGACGTTCCGGCTGGAGCGGGATAA
- the ccmB gene encoding heme exporter protein CcmB yields the protein MIALFFRDLKLSVRAGGGAMIGVLFFMTVVSVIPFGVGPDLNLLARIGPAILWIGALLASLLGLDRLFQAEREDGSLDLMLMHETPLVLTVFVKCVAHWAATGLPLVVASPFLGLFMNMDELAIGATMLTLFAGTPAITFIGAVGAAVAVALPRGGLLVSILVLPLAIPVLIFGVSAVYAAIEDPAPFLPPFMILMAITLFFAVIGPVAAAAALRHSAD from the coding sequence TTGATCGCTCTCTTCTTCCGTGACCTGAAGCTCTCGGTGCGCGCCGGCGGCGGCGCGATGATCGGCGTGCTCTTCTTCATGACGGTCGTCTCGGTGATCCCGTTCGGCGTCGGGCCGGATCTCAATCTGCTCGCCCGCATCGGCCCGGCGATCCTCTGGATCGGCGCGCTGCTCGCCTCATTGCTCGGCCTCGACCGGCTTTTCCAGGCGGAGCGCGAGGACGGTTCGCTCGATCTCATGCTGATGCACGAGACGCCGCTCGTTCTCACCGTCTTCGTCAAATGCGTCGCCCATTGGGCCGCCACCGGCCTGCCGCTGGTGGTCGCCTCGCCGTTTCTCGGCCTGTTCATGAACATGGACGAGCTTGCCATCGGCGCGACCATGCTCACCCTCTTTGCCGGGACGCCGGCGATCACCTTCATCGGGGCGGTCGGTGCAGCCGTTGCGGTGGCCCTGCCGCGCGGCGGGCTGCTCGTCTCGATCCTCGTGCTGCCGCTCGCCATCCCGGTGCTGATCTTCGGGGTCAGTGCGGTCTATGCGGCGATCGAGGATCCCGCCCCCTTCCTGCCGCCTTTCATGATTTTGATGGCGATAACCCTGTTCTTCGCGGTGATTGGACCGGTGGCGGCGGCCGCCGCGCTGAGGCACTCGGCCGATTGA
- the mtaB gene encoding tRNA (N(6)-L-threonylcarbamoyladenosine(37)-C(2))-methylthiotransferase MtaB yields MSGVEVITFGCRLNTYESEVMRAEAEKAGLNNAILVNTCAVTAEAVRQARQAIRRARRDNPHARIIVTGCAAQTEKETFAEMAEVDAVLGNEEKLKSASYRSLPDFGVSAEEKLRVNDIMSVRATAPQMIRHIDGHVRAFIQVQNGCDHRCTFCIIPYGRGNSRSVPMGAVVDQARRLVESGYREIVLTGVDATSYGADLPGTPTLGLLARTLLKQVPDILRLRLSSIDSIEADRHLLDLIADEPRFMPHLHLSLQHGDDLILKRMKRRHSSAEARAFCAEVRRLRPEISFGADMIAGFPTETEAMFDNAARLAEDCGIAYLHVFPYSPRPGTPAARMPQPDRALVKERAARLRGKGAELYAAHLDRMVGSEQTILVEMNGLAHTENFTLVDAAGLAPRALIEVKITGHDGKHLTMHREQMAAA; encoded by the coding sequence TTGAGCGGCGTCGAGGTCATAACCTTCGGCTGCCGCCTCAACACCTATGAATCGGAAGTGATGCGGGCGGAGGCCGAGAAGGCGGGGCTGAACAACGCCATCCTCGTCAACACCTGCGCCGTTACAGCCGAGGCCGTGCGCCAGGCGCGCCAGGCGATACGCCGGGCACGGCGCGACAATCCGCATGCCCGCATCATCGTCACCGGCTGCGCCGCCCAGACCGAGAAGGAAACCTTCGCCGAAATGGCCGAGGTCGACGCGGTTCTCGGCAACGAGGAGAAGCTGAAAAGCGCCTCTTATCGTTCGCTGCCGGATTTCGGCGTCTCGGCCGAGGAGAAGCTGCGCGTCAACGATATCATGAGCGTGCGCGCCACCGCGCCGCAGATGATCAGGCATATCGACGGGCACGTGCGCGCCTTCATCCAGGTGCAGAATGGCTGCGACCATCGCTGCACCTTCTGCATCATCCCCTACGGCCGCGGCAATTCCCGCTCCGTGCCTATGGGCGCCGTCGTCGACCAGGCGCGGCGGCTTGTCGAAAGCGGCTATCGCGAGATCGTCCTGACGGGTGTCGACGCCACCAGCTACGGCGCCGATCTGCCCGGAACCCCGACGCTCGGGTTACTCGCCAGGACGCTTCTGAAGCAGGTGCCGGACATCCTGCGCCTGCGCCTTTCGTCGATCGACAGCATCGAGGCGGACCGGCATCTCCTCGACCTGATCGCCGATGAGCCGCGCTTCATGCCGCATCTGCACCTATCGCTGCAGCACGGCGACGACCTGATCCTGAAGCGGATGAAGCGTCGCCATTCGAGTGCCGAGGCCCGCGCCTTCTGCGCCGAGGTGCGCCGCCTGCGCCCCGAGATCAGCTTCGGCGCCGACATGATCGCCGGCTTTCCGACCGAAACGGAAGCGATGTTCGACAACGCCGCGCGGCTTGCCGAGGACTGCGGCATCGCCTATCTGCACGTCTTCCCCTACAGCCCCCGCCCCGGTACGCCGGCGGCGCGCATGCCGCAACCCGACCGGGCGCTCGTCAAGGAGCGGGCCGCGCGGCTGCGGGGCAAGGGGGCGGAGCTCTACGCGGCTCATCTCGACCGTATGGTCGGCAGCGAGCAGACGATCCTCGTCGAGATGAACGGGCTGGCGCACACCGAAAACTTCACCCTCGTCGATGCGGCCGGCCTTGCGCCGCGCGCGCTCATCGAGGTCAAAATCACCGGCCACGACGGCAAGCATCTGACGATGCACAGAGAACAGATGGCTGCGGCCTGA
- the dapF gene encoding diaminopimelate epimerase: MADHVQFARMNGLGNKILVVDMRGRKDRVTPGAAIALNADPATEFDQIMAIHDPRAPGTDAWIDIVNSDGSMAQACGNGTRCVVQALAAETGKKAFLFHTVAGLLEAREHDDGLISVDMGSPRFGWNEIPLAEEFHDTRRIELQIGPIDDPVLHSPSVASMGNPHAIFWVENDVWSYELDRFGPLLENHPIFPERANISIAHVRSRQEMDLRTWERGAGLTLACGSAACAAAVSGARTGRTDRIVTVNVPGGPLKIEWRESDDHVIMTGPAEWEWTGTVDPATGAFERDAAATSESGARAL, translated from the coding sequence ATGGCCGACCACGTGCAATTTGCCAGGATGAACGGGCTTGGAAACAAGATCCTGGTCGTCGACATGCGCGGCCGCAAGGATCGTGTCACGCCCGGGGCCGCGATCGCCCTCAACGCCGATCCGGCAACCGAGTTCGACCAGATCATGGCGATCCACGACCCGAGGGCCCCCGGCACCGATGCCTGGATCGACATCGTCAATTCCGACGGTTCGATGGCCCAGGCCTGCGGCAACGGCACCCGCTGCGTCGTCCAGGCGCTCGCCGCCGAGACCGGCAAGAAGGCCTTCCTCTTCCATACGGTCGCCGGCCTGCTCGAAGCCAGGGAGCACGACGACGGCTTGATTTCGGTCGACATGGGAAGCCCACGCTTCGGCTGGAACGAAATCCCGCTCGCCGAGGAATTTCACGATACGCGCCGCATCGAGCTGCAGATCGGCCCGATCGACGACCCGGTGCTGCATTCGCCTTCGGTCGCCTCGATGGGCAACCCGCATGCGATCTTCTGGGTCGAGAACGACGTGTGGAGCTATGAGCTCGACCGTTTCGGACCGCTCCTCGAAAACCACCCGATCTTCCCCGAGCGCGCCAATATCTCGATCGCCCATGTCCGCTCCCGCCAGGAGATGGATCTGAGGACTTGGGAGCGCGGCGCCGGGCTGACGCTGGCCTGCGGCTCCGCCGCCTGTGCTGCCGCCGTCAGCGGCGCCCGGACCGGGCGAACCGATCGGATCGTGACGGTGAACGTGCCGGGCGGGCCGCTGAAGATCGAGTGGCGCGAAAGCGACGACCACGTCATCATGACCGGACCGGCCGAATGGGAATGGACGGGCACCGTCGATCCCGCCACCGGCGCCTTCGAGCGCGATGCCGCGGCGACCAGCGAAAGCGGAGCGCGGGCGCTTTGA
- the ftsY gene encoding signal recognition particle-docking protein FtsY yields MAIGFIKKIFSFGKDTVEEKPVPPAETMPVADEIPETPSVPAGHLPHKGGEDVVAAPAEDDRAASNEDRAATEEAKTGAHDLAIPPAPAEPTPDVKREEAPESARPAEDDAVPAEDESPPPPISPLVGEMPGRAEGGEAPIGDAALGDGAAIPPSVPLGHLPHKGGEQRAVEAAAEAGRAAIEEEKAGSDDIAPSPQRATEEVATPSEDVVAVPDITAHEDVVMEDEPAALPISPLVGEMPGRAEGGETPENLAPALPKGFAAADQRPKEAAPASQPKLSWYQRLRHGLARTSSQLTGQIASLFTKRKLDEATLEDLEDLLIQADLGVETAMRITDTLASERYGKDVTGEDVSRIMAGEIAKVLAPVARPLELDLSQKPHVILVVGVNGTGKTTTIGKLAAKLSGAGLKVMLAAGDTFRAAAIEQLKIWAERTKSDIVASKLGADAAGLAYEAFQLAREKKSDVLIIDTAGRLQNKAELMAELEKIVRVLGKLDPDAPHTVLQTLDATTGQNALQQVEIFRNVAGVSGLIMTKLDGTARGGILVAISAKHKLPVYFIGVGEGIDDLEPFEAKDFAEAIAGVGAA; encoded by the coding sequence ATGGCGATTGGTTTCATCAAGAAGATCTTCTCCTTCGGCAAGGACACCGTCGAAGAGAAACCCGTGCCGCCGGCAGAGACGATGCCTGTTGCCGATGAGATACCGGAAACCCCCTCTGTCCCTGCGGGACATCTCCCCCACAAGGGGGGAGAGGACGTGGTCGCGGCACCCGCCGAGGATGACCGCGCCGCCTCGAACGAGGACAGGGCCGCCACGGAAGAGGCGAAGACCGGCGCGCACGATCTCGCTATTCCGCCTGCGCCAGCCGAACCAACACCTGACGTCAAAAGGGAAGAAGCCCCGGAAAGCGCTCGTCCCGCCGAAGATGATGCCGTTCCGGCGGAGGACGAGAGCCCGCCACCTCCGATCTCCCCCCTTGTGGGGGAGATGCCCGGCAGGGCAGAGGGGGGTGAGGCCCCGATCGGAGACGCTGCACTTGGTGATGGGGCCGCGATACCCCCCTCTGTCCCTTTGGGACATCTCCCCCACAAGGGGGGAGAGCAGAGGGCGGTCGAGGCCGCCGCTGAGGCAGGCCGCGCGGCAATCGAGGAGGAAAAGGCTGGCTCAGACGATATCGCGCCATCGCCCCAGCGCGCGACAGAAGAGGTCGCCACCCCTAGTGAAGACGTCGTGGCAGTTCCCGACATCACCGCGCACGAAGACGTTGTAATGGAGGACGAGCCCGCGGCTCTTCCGATCTCCCCCCTTGTGGGGGAGATGCCCGGCAGGGCGGAGGGGGGTGAAACTCCCGAAAACCTCGCCCCCGCCCTCCCCAAAGGCTTCGCCGCCGCCGACCAGCGCCCGAAGGAGGCCGCCCCCGCCTCGCAGCCAAAGCTTTCCTGGTACCAGCGGCTGCGCCACGGCTTGGCTCGCACCTCCTCGCAGCTCACCGGCCAGATCGCCAGCCTGTTCACCAAGCGGAAACTCGACGAGGCGACGCTGGAGGATCTCGAGGACCTGCTGATCCAGGCGGACCTCGGGGTCGAGACGGCGATGCGCATCACCGACACGCTCGCCTCGGAACGCTACGGCAAGGACGTGACCGGCGAGGACGTCTCGCGCATCATGGCCGGCGAGATCGCCAAGGTGCTGGCGCCGGTCGCCAGGCCGCTGGAGCTCGACCTCAGCCAGAAGCCGCACGTGATCCTCGTCGTCGGCGTCAACGGCACCGGCAAGACGACGACGATCGGCAAGCTCGCGGCAAAACTTTCCGGCGCGGGCCTCAAGGTGATGTTGGCGGCCGGCGACACGTTCCGGGCCGCGGCGATCGAGCAATTGAAGATCTGGGCCGAGCGGACCAAGTCCGACATCGTCGCCTCGAAGCTCGGCGCCGATGCGGCCGGTCTTGCCTACGAGGCCTTCCAGCTCGCCCGCGAGAAGAAGTCGGACGTGCTGATCATCGACACCGCCGGACGGCTGCAGAACAAGGCCGAACTGATGGCCGAGCTCGAAAAGATCGTCCGCGTCCTCGGCAAGCTCGACCCGGATGCGCCGCATACGGTCCTGCAGACGCTTGACGCGACGACCGGGCAGAATGCCCTGCAGCAGGTGGAGATCTTCCGCAATGTCGCCGGCGTCAGCGGCCTGATCATGACCAAGCTCGACGGCACTGCGCGCGGCGGCATTCTTGTGGCGATCTCCGCCAAGCACAAGCTGCCGGTCTATTTCATCGGCGTCGGCGAGGGGATCGACGATCTCGAACCCTTCGAGGCGAAGGATTTCGCCGAGGCGATCGCCGGCGTTGGCGCCGCCTGA
- a CDS encoding heme ABC transporter permease, whose translation MSENSLAIRKFSDLANPTRFLALADRVLPWFAVLTVLTFAAGLWLSFTTESDYQQGETVRIMYVHVPSAWLSMMCYSVMAISALGTLVWRHPLADVSARAAAPIGACFTFLALVTGSLWGKPMWGTWWVWDARLTSVFVLFLMYLGLMALNRAMDDPARSARVSAVLVLVGFVNIPIIKFSVEWWNTLHQPASVMRLDGPSIDPEFLWPLIVMAIGFTLLFFTLHIAAMRNEIWRRRVTSLRRQAARNAGRESLAP comes from the coding sequence ATGAGCGAAAACAGCCTGGCCATCCGCAAGTTCAGCGACCTCGCCAACCCGACCCGGTTCCTGGCGCTGGCCGATCGCGTCTTGCCGTGGTTTGCCGTTCTTACGGTGCTCACCTTCGCAGCCGGCCTTTGGCTCTCCTTCACCACCGAGAGTGATTATCAGCAAGGCGAGACGGTGCGCATCATGTATGTGCACGTGCCCTCCGCCTGGCTGTCGATGATGTGCTACTCGGTGATGGCGATTTCGGCACTCGGCACGCTGGTGTGGCGCCATCCGCTCGCCGATGTCTCGGCCAGGGCGGCGGCGCCGATCGGCGCCTGTTTCACCTTCCTGGCGCTCGTCACCGGCTCGCTCTGGGGCAAGCCGATGTGGGGAACCTGGTGGGTATGGGATGCGCGGCTGACCTCGGTCTTCGTGCTCTTCCTCATGTATCTCGGGCTGATGGCGCTCAACCGTGCCATGGACGATCCGGCCCGCTCGGCACGCGTCTCGGCGGTGCTGGTGCTGGTCGGCTTCGTCAATATTCCGATCATCAAATTCTCGGTCGAGTGGTGGAACACCCTGCACCAACCGGCCAGCGTCATGCGCCTCGACGGGCCGTCGATCGATCCGGAATTCCTGTGGCCGCTCATCGTCATGGCAATCGGTTTCACGCTGTTGTTCTTCACGCTGCACATCGCGGCGATGCGCAACGAAATCTGGCGCCGCCGGGTGACGTCGCTCCGGCGCCAGGCGGCCCGCAATGCCGGCCGGGAGAGCTTGGCGCCATGA
- a CDS encoding DsbE family thiol:disulfide interchange protein → MTSTQAPQPDERGPGALRYLLAALPLLIFAALALIFWSQLNSGKDISEIPSALIGTKAPKLDLPPLEGAMSPSGQPMPALTDAALKGRLTLVNVWASWCVPCRQEHPIILELSKDPRLTVVGINYKDRNDNALRFLGELGNPFAAIGTDPNGKAAIDWGVYGIPESFLVGADGTILYKRAGPFDEQTLKEGLMPAIEKALAGS, encoded by the coding sequence ATGACGAGCACCCAGGCGCCGCAACCGGACGAGCGCGGGCCCGGGGCCTTGCGCTACCTGCTCGCGGCCCTTCCGCTTCTGATCTTCGCAGCACTTGCGCTGATCTTCTGGAGCCAGTTGAACTCCGGCAAGGACATCAGCGAAATCCCCTCGGCGCTGATCGGCACCAAGGCGCCGAAGCTCGACCTGCCGCCGCTCGAAGGCGCCATGTCACCTTCCGGCCAGCCGATGCCGGCGCTCACCGATGCGGCGCTCAAGGGCAGGCTGACGCTCGTCAATGTCTGGGCCTCCTGGTGCGTGCCCTGCCGGCAGGAGCATCCGATCATCCTCGAACTTTCCAAGGACCCGCGGTTGACCGTCGTCGGCATCAACTACAAGGACCGCAACGACAATGCGCTGAGATTCCTCGGCGAACTCGGCAATCCGTTCGCGGCGATCGGCACGGATCCGAACGGCAAGGCGGCGATCGACTGGGGCGTCTATGGGATCCCGGAGTCGTTTCTGGTCGGAGCGGATGGCACGATCCTGTATAAGCGCGCCGGTCCATTCGACGAGCAGACCTTGAAGGAAGGGCTCATGCCCGCGATCGAGAAGGCGCTGGCGGGATCGTGA
- a CDS encoding septation protein A yields MSTIEAEKPRTEVSPRLKLVLELGPLMVFFFANSRGDWLASRFPVLAELGGPIFIATGLFMAATATALIVSWIMTRTLPMMPLISGIVVFVFGALTLWLQNDTFIKMKPTIVNTLFGAILLGGLLFGKSLLGYVFHAAFKLDEDGWRKLTIRWGVFFLFLAVLNEIVWRSFSTDFWVAFKVWGTMPITILFTLAQMPLIMKHSQERESAE; encoded by the coding sequence ATGTCGACAATCGAGGCCGAGAAGCCGCGGACGGAAGTTAGCCCGCGCCTGAAGCTCGTGCTGGAGCTCGGGCCGCTCATGGTCTTCTTCTTCGCCAATTCCCGCGGCGACTGGCTGGCAAGCCGCTTTCCCGTGCTTGCCGAGCTCGGCGGGCCGATCTTCATCGCCACCGGCCTGTTCATGGCGGCGACAGCGACAGCGCTCATCGTTTCCTGGATCATGACGCGCACTCTGCCGATGATGCCGCTGATCTCCGGTATCGTCGTCTTCGTCTTCGGCGCGCTGACGCTCTGGCTGCAGAACGACACCTTCATCAAGATGAAGCCGACCATCGTCAACACGCTCTTCGGCGCCATCCTGCTCGGCGGTTTGCTGTTCGGCAAATCGCTGCTCGGCTACGTCTTCCACGCCGCCTTCAAGCTCGACGAGGACGGCTGGCGCAAGCTGACGATCCGCTGGGGCGTGTTCTTCCTGTTCCTCGCGGTCCTCAACGAGATCGTCTGGCGCTCCTTCTCGACCGACTTCTGGGTCGCCTTCAAGGTCTGGGGAACGATGCCGATCACCATTCTCTTCACCCTTGCCCAGATGCCGCTGATCATGAAGCATTCGCAGGAACGGGAGAGTGCCGAGTGA